In Sulfitobacter sp. M39, the following proteins share a genomic window:
- a CDS encoding enoyl-CoA hydratase produces MAYETITVDVDNHIALVTLNRPDAMNALNDQLMTELADALKSAQENEKVRCIVITGSEKAFAAGADIAMMRDKSFVDVFAGDLFTPETDQIMRVRKPIIAAVSGYALGGGCELAMMCDFIICSESAKFGQPEINLGVVAGIGGTQRLTRAIGKSKAMDMNLTGRFMDAAEAERAGLVSRVVPVKKLMEEAMAAAAKIAEKSMISTMVVKEAVNRSFEVPLREGLLFERRVFHSLFATEDQKEGMSAFLEKREAQFRDK; encoded by the coding sequence ATGGCTTATGAAACGATCACGGTCGACGTCGACAACCACATCGCGCTTGTCACGCTGAACCGTCCCGATGCGATGAACGCACTGAATGACCAGCTGATGACCGAGCTCGCCGATGCGTTGAAATCGGCTCAGGAAAACGAAAAAGTCCGCTGCATCGTGATCACCGGTTCGGAAAAGGCTTTTGCCGCCGGTGCCGATATCGCCATGATGCGCGACAAAAGCTTCGTCGATGTCTTTGCCGGTGACCTCTTCACCCCCGAGACAGACCAGATCATGCGCGTGCGCAAACCCATCATTGCTGCTGTGTCGGGCTATGCCCTTGGCGGCGGCTGCGAACTGGCGATGATGTGTGACTTTATCATCTGTTCCGAAAGCGCCAAATTCGGGCAGCCTGAAATTAACCTTGGTGTTGTCGCAGGTATTGGCGGCACGCAGCGCCTGACCCGCGCCATCGGCAAATCCAAAGCGATGGACATGAACCTGACCGGCCGCTTCATGGATGCTGCCGAGGCAGAGCGTGCGGGCCTTGTATCGCGCGTCGTCCCCGTCAAGAAACTGATGGAAGAAGCCATGGCCGCCGCCGCCAAGATCGCTGAGAAATCGATGATCTCGACCATGGTGGTAAAAGAAGCCGTAAACCGGTCGTTCGAAGTGCCCCTGCGCGAAGGCCTGCTGTTTGAGCGTCGTGTTTTCCATTCGCTGTTCGCGACGGAAGACCAGAAAGAAGGCATGTCCGCCTTCCTTGAAAAGCGCGAAGCGCAGTTCCGGGACAAGTAA
- the rpsT gene encoding 30S ribosomal protein S20 — protein MANTPQAKKRARQNEARFQINKARRSRIRTFLRKVEEAIASGDKEAATAALRAAQPELMRGVTKGVFHKNTASRKMSRLASRVKALG, from the coding sequence ATGGCAAACACACCTCAGGCTAAAAAACGCGCCCGCCAGAACGAAGCACGTTTCCAAATCAACAAAGCACGTCGTTCGCGCATCCGTACCTTCCTGCGCAAAGTCGAAGAAGCCATCGCATCCGGCGACAAAGAAGCAGCAACTGCCGCTCTGCGCGCCGCTCAGCCCGAGCTGATGCGCGGTGTGACAAAAGGCGTTTTCCACAAGAACACAGCGTCGCGCAAAATGTCGCGTCTGGCGTCGCGGGTCAAAGCACTGGGCTAA
- the dnaA gene encoding chromosomal replication initiator protein DnaA, which translates to MMQAEWTTIRDRLLKTVGQNNFTTWIDPLTVGPIEDGICTLFVPTNFFGNYVSQNFADLLLHEMQSEDISISRLKFAVAPQDKPAAIDPAPARPKPAAAAQPANSQINAAPLDARFSFDNFVVGKPNELAHAAARRVAEGGPVTFNPLFLYGGVGLGKTHLMHAIAQELQVRKPELNVLYLSAEQFMYRFVQALRDRKMMDFKEIFRSVDVLMVDDVQFIAGKDSTQEEFFHTFNALVDQNKQIIISADRAPGEIKDLEDRVKSRLQCGLVVDLHPTDYELRLGILQNKVEAQRKNYPGLEVEAGVLEFLAHRITTNVRVLEGALTRLFAFASLVGREINMDLTQDCLADVLRASERKVSVEEIQRKVSEHYNIRLSDMVGPKRLRSYARPRQVAMYLCKKMTSRSLPEIGRRFGGRDHTTVMHGVKRIEELKQNDGQIAEDLELLRRSLEA; encoded by the coding sequence ATGATGCAGGCAGAATGGACGACAATTCGGGACCGGCTTTTAAAGACGGTTGGACAGAACAACTTTACCACCTGGATTGACCCGCTGACTGTTGGCCCCATCGAAGACGGCATTTGCACGTTGTTCGTGCCGACCAATTTCTTTGGCAACTATGTCAGCCAGAACTTCGCCGATCTGCTGCTGCACGAAATGCAGTCCGAAGACATCAGCATCAGCCGTCTGAAATTCGCGGTCGCCCCACAGGACAAGCCCGCCGCCATTGATCCTGCCCCAGCCCGCCCCAAGCCCGCCGCTGCAGCCCAGCCTGCGAACAGCCAGATCAACGCCGCCCCGCTTGACGCCCGCTTTAGCTTTGACAACTTTGTTGTCGGCAAACCCAACGAACTGGCCCACGCCGCCGCACGTCGCGTGGCCGAAGGTGGCCCAGTCACCTTCAATCCGCTGTTTCTTTATGGTGGTGTCGGCTTGGGCAAAACCCACTTGATGCACGCCATTGCGCAAGAGCTTCAGGTCCGCAAACCCGAACTGAACGTGCTGTATCTGTCGGCTGAACAATTCATGTATCGCTTCGTGCAGGCGCTGCGTGATCGCAAGATGATGGACTTCAAGGAAATCTTCCGCTCGGTCGACGTGCTGATGGTGGACGATGTTCAATTCATCGCGGGCAAGGACAGCACGCAGGAAGAATTCTTTCACACGTTCAACGCCCTCGTGGATCAGAACAAACAGATCATCATTTCCGCAGACCGCGCCCCGGGCGAGATCAAGGATCTTGAGGACCGCGTAAAATCGCGTCTGCAATGCGGTCTGGTCGTTGACCTGCATCCGACCGACTACGAACTGCGTCTTGGCATTCTGCAAAACAAGGTGGAAGCGCAGCGCAAGAACTACCCCGGTCTTGAGGTCGAAGCTGGCGTGCTCGAATTTCTGGCGCATCGCATCACCACCAACGTCCGTGTGCTGGAAGGCGCGTTGACCCGTCTGTTCGCCTTTGCATCGCTTGTCGGCCGCGAGATCAATATGGACCTGACGCAGGATTGTCTGGCCGACGTACTGCGTGCCTCTGAACGCAAAGTCAGCGTCGAAGAGATCCAGCGCAAAGTGTCCGAGCATTACAACATCCGCCTCAGCGATATGGTCGGCCCCAAGCGTCTGCGCAGCTATGCCCGCCCGCGTCAGGTCGCCATGTATCTGTGCAAGAAAATGACCAGCCGATCGTTGCCCGAAATTGGCCGCCGTTTTGGCGGGCGCGACCACACGACCGTTATGCACGGCGTGAAACGTATCGAAGAGCTCAAGCAGAACGACGGTCAGATCGCCGAAGATCTGGAACTGCTGCGCCGCTCTCTCGAGGCTTAA
- the dnaN gene encoding DNA polymerase III subunit beta, with protein sequence MKFSIERAALLKAVSQAQSVVERRNTIPILANVLIEAEGSDASFRATDLDIEVVDKAAAQVERAGATTVSATTLHEIVRKLPDGALISLTADSAAGRLTVEAGRSNFSLATLPREDFPVMATSEYQSNFKAPAPVLRRLFDKSKFAISTEETRYYLNGVYMHISDSEGSKVLRCVATDGHRLARIDAPMPEGAAEMPGVIVPRKTVGELRKLLDDDDMQIAVSVSETKIRFATPDITLTSKVIDGTFPDYTRVIPQGNTRKMEVDASDFARAVDRVATVSSERSRAVKLQLDEDRLVLSVNAPDSGAAEEELVVAYADERLEIGFNAKYLLEIASQVDRENAVFLFNSSGDPTLMREGNDMSAVYVVMPMRV encoded by the coding sequence ATGAAATTCAGCATTGAACGCGCCGCGCTGCTTAAGGCCGTATCACAGGCCCAATCCGTGGTAGAGCGCCGCAATACCATCCCAATCCTCGCCAACGTGCTGATCGAGGCCGAAGGCTCTGACGCGTCGTTCCGCGCGACCGATCTGGACATCGAAGTGGTCGACAAGGCCGCGGCGCAGGTCGAACGCGCCGGTGCGACCACCGTGTCCGCAACCACATTGCATGAAATCGTGCGCAAGCTGCCTGATGGCGCGTTGATCAGCCTGACCGCCGACAGCGCCGCGGGGCGTCTGACCGTCGAAGCAGGCCGGTCCAACTTCTCGCTCGCGACATTGCCGCGCGAAGATTTCCCCGTCATGGCGACTTCTGAATACCAGTCGAACTTCAAGGCCCCTGCCCCCGTGCTGCGCCGCCTGTTCGACAAATCCAAATTCGCCATCTCGACCGAAGAAACACGATACTATCTGAACGGCGTTTACATGCATATTTCGGACAGCGAAGGCAGCAAGGTGCTGCGCTGCGTTGCCACTGATGGCCATCGTCTGGCCCGCATCGACGCACCCATGCCTGAGGGTGCCGCTGAAATGCCCGGCGTGATCGTGCCCCGCAAAACCGTGGGCGAGCTGCGCAAGCTGCTGGACGACGACGACATGCAAATCGCCGTTTCCGTGTCCGAGACCAAAATCCGCTTTGCCACACCTGACATCACGCTGACCTCCAAGGTCATCGACGGGACGTTCCCCGACTACACCCGCGTGATCCCGCAGGGCAACACCCGCAAGATGGAAGTCGACGCCAGCGATTTCGCCCGCGCCGTGGACCGTGTTGCGACCGTAAGCTCCGAACGGTCCCGCGCCGTCAAGCTGCAACTGGACGAAGACCGCCTCGTGTTGTCCGTCAACGCGCCTGACAGCGGTGCGGCCGAGGAAGAACTGGTCGTCGCTTATGCCGACGAACGCCTAGAGATCGGGTTTAACGCGAAATACCTGCTTGAGATCGCAAGCCAGGTGGATCGTGAAAACGCCGTGTTCCTGTTCAACTCCTCCGGTGATCCGACGTTGATGCGCGAAGGCAATGATATGTCTGCGGTCTATGTCGTTATGCCGATGCGCGTGTGA
- the recF gene encoding DNA replication/repair protein RecF (All proteins in this family for which functions are known are DNA-binding proteins that assist the filamentation of RecA onto DNA for the initiation of recombination or recombinational repair.), producing MSGLYLSQLTLSHFRSHKRAVVDCDARPVSIFGPNGAGKTNILEAVSLLSPGRGLRRSSASDMTRRPEALGWKITAHLHSLGQFHEVEIWSEAGAARQVRIDGKATAQTGLGRIARVLWLIPSMDRLWIEGAEGRRRFLDRMTLSFLPDHADQSLAYEKAMRERNRLLKDMVREPSWYVALEQQMAEAGSAIHANRVAALQAITEAQAQAETAFPTATLDLICDMPPTAEGLRQALGDNRMRDLSAGRTLIGPHRADLEGVYAAKDVPARDCSTGEQKALLVSLILANARALAADFGAPPLLLLDEVAAHLDANRRAALYDELSALGAQAWMTGTGEELFDTLGPRAQRLEVTEAVGLSTARMLP from the coding sequence ATGAGCGGCCTTTACCTCTCCCAGCTGACGCTGTCGCATTTTCGATCGCATAAACGTGCGGTGGTAGATTGCGATGCGCGGCCTGTGTCTATTTTCGGGCCCAATGGCGCGGGAAAGACCAATATTCTGGAAGCCGTGTCTTTGTTGTCCCCCGGCCGCGGCCTGCGACGGTCAAGCGCGTCGGATATGACGCGCCGGCCAGAGGCGCTTGGCTGGAAGATCACCGCACATCTGCACAGTCTGGGCCAGTTCCACGAGGTCGAGATCTGGTCAGAGGCGGGTGCCGCGCGGCAGGTGCGGATTGACGGCAAGGCGACAGCGCAGACCGGATTAGGGCGCATTGCGCGGGTGCTGTGGCTGATCCCGTCGATGGACCGTCTGTGGATCGAGGGAGCCGAAGGTCGCCGCCGTTTCCTTGACCGCATGACGCTTAGTTTTCTGCCTGACCATGCAGATCAGTCGCTTGCCTATGAAAAGGCCATGCGGGAACGCAACCGCCTGCTCAAAGACATGGTGCGCGAACCGTCGTGGTATGTAGCACTGGAACAGCAAATGGCCGAAGCCGGAAGCGCGATCCATGCCAACCGTGTTGCTGCCTTGCAAGCCATCACCGAGGCGCAGGCGCAGGCCGAGACCGCCTTTCCCACCGCGACGCTTGATCTGATCTGCGACATGCCCCCCACCGCCGAGGGGTTGCGTCAGGCGCTCGGCGATAACCGGATGCGGGATCTTTCAGCAGGGCGGACCCTAATCGGGCCGCATCGCGCCGATCTTGAAGGGGTCTATGCCGCCAAGGACGTGCCCGCGCGTGATTGTTCAACCGGAGAGCAGAAGGCCCTGCTGGTGTCGCTGATCCTTGCGAACGCCCGTGCACTGGCCGCTGATTTCGGCGCACCGCCTCTGCTGCTGCTGGACGAAGTCGCCGCCCATTTAGACGCCAACCGCCGCGCCGCGCTGTATGACGAACTCAGCGCCCTTGGTGCCCAAGCCTGGATGACCGGCACCGGAGAAGAGCTGTTCGACACGCTCGGCCCCCGCGCCCAACGGCTTGAGGTGACAGAGGCCGTCGGCCTATCAACTGCAAGGATGCTTCCATGA
- a CDS encoding LysE family translocator has product MTIALPDLLLYCGALVILFLTPGPVWLAIMARALSGGFGAAWPLALGVAIGDMLWPLVAVLGISWILSVFDMFMLGMRWIACAVFLIMGVLLIRHADAKIDRDNRLTRPGAWAGFGAGLLAILGNPKAVLFYIGVLPGFFDLRHVTALDVGAIIAASVAIPLFGNLAIAALVGKLRGLMTNPTTLKRINIVAGALLICVGLLIPFV; this is encoded by the coding sequence ATGACCATCGCCCTGCCCGATCTGCTGCTGTACTGCGGCGCGTTGGTGATCCTGTTTCTGACCCCGGGCCCTGTCTGGCTGGCCATCATGGCACGCGCGCTGTCGGGCGGGTTTGGCGCGGCTTGGCCGCTCGCCCTTGGGGTGGCGATCGGTGATATGCTTTGGCCGCTGGTGGCGGTGCTTGGCATCAGCTGGATCCTGTCGGTGTTTGATATGTTCATGCTTGGCATGCGCTGGATCGCCTGTGCTGTGTTCCTGATCATGGGCGTGTTGCTGATCCGCCATGCCGACGCCAAGATCGACCGCGACAACCGTCTGACCCGCCCCGGCGCGTGGGCCGGTTTCGGTGCCGGGTTGCTGGCTATTCTAGGCAACCCGAAGGCCGTTCTGTTCTATATCGGTGTGCTGCCGGGCTTCTTTGACCTGCGCCATGTCACCGCCTTGGACGTGGGCGCGATTATCGCCGCATCCGTCGCGATCCCGCTGTTCGGCAACCTTGCGATCGCCGCTTTGGTGGGCAAATTGCGCGGCCTGATGACCAACCCGACGACCCTGAAACGCATCAACATTGTGGCCGGTGCGCTGCTGATCTGCGTAGGTTTGCTCATCCCCTTCGTCTAA
- the gyrB gene encoding DNA topoisomerase (ATP-hydrolyzing) subunit B: MSDTDQLPEEYGADSIKVLKGLEAVRKRPGMYIGDTDDGSGLHHMVYEVVDNGIDEALAGHADAVNVTIHDDSSISVSDNGRGIPVGIHQEEGVSAAEVIMTQLHAGGKFDSNSYKVSGGLHGVGVSVVNALSDWLELRIWREGKEHVARFEGGFTTKHLEVVGPTERTGTEVRFMASTETFSNLDYSFETLEKRLRELAFLNSGVRIILTDERPAEPLRTELFYEGGVKEFVKYLDRSKTSVMPEPIFITGEKDDIGVEVAMWWNDSYHENVLPFTNNIPQRDGGTHTAGFRGALTRTINNYAQSSGIAKKEKVSFTGDDAREGLTCVLSVKVPDPKFSSQTKDKLVSSEVRPAVEGLVNEKLSEWFEENPQIAKIVVGKIIEAAHAREAARKARDLTRRKTAMDVNFLAGKLKDCSEKDPSKTEVFLVEGDSAGGSAQTGRDRQTQAILPLKGKILNVERARFDRMLGSQEIGNLVMALGTGIGRDEFNIDKLRYHKIVIMTDADVDGAHIRTLLLTFFYRQMPQLIENGHLYIAQPPLYKVSRGKSEVYLKDQAAMEDYLIQQGIEGAMLKQGNGEEITGQDLARVVDLARQMRRVLEAFPTHYPRHILEQAAIAGAFVPGAVDADLQGVADKVAERLNLIALEWERGWQGRITQDHGVRLARILRGVEEVRTLDGRMLRSGEAKRSGGFTEHLQDVYGTPAKLVRKDRSQLIHGPMDLLEAILAEGEKGLSLQRYKGLGEMNPDQLWETTLDPDARTLLQVKVADMAEADDLFTKLMGDVVEPRREFIQQNALSVENLDF; this comes from the coding sequence ATGTCCGACACCGATCAGCTCCCCGAGGAATATGGCGCAGATTCCATCAAGGTTCTTAAAGGCTTAGAAGCGGTTCGCAAACGTCCGGGCATGTATATCGGGGACACCGATGACGGGTCGGGTCTGCACCACATGGTCTATGAGGTCGTGGACAACGGCATTGACGAGGCGCTGGCCGGTCATGCGGATGCAGTGAACGTCACAATTCACGACGACAGCTCTATCTCGGTCAGTGACAACGGGCGCGGTATTCCCGTCGGTATCCACCAAGAAGAAGGCGTTTCCGCGGCCGAGGTCATCATGACCCAGTTGCACGCGGGCGGTAAGTTCGACAGCAACTCCTATAAAGTGTCGGGCGGTCTGCACGGCGTGGGCGTATCGGTTGTGAACGCGCTGTCCGACTGGCTGGAACTGCGCATCTGGCGCGAAGGCAAGGAACACGTCGCGCGCTTTGAAGGCGGTTTCACCACCAAACACCTAGAGGTCGTGGGCCCCACCGAACGCACCGGCACCGAAGTCCGGTTCATGGCCTCGACCGAGACGTTTTCGAACCTCGACTATAGCTTCGAGACACTGGAAAAACGTCTGCGCGAACTGGCTTTCCTGAACTCCGGCGTGCGCATCATCCTGACCGATGAACGCCCCGCAGAACCTCTGCGGACCGAGCTTTTCTATGAAGGCGGCGTGAAGGAATTCGTGAAATACCTCGACCGATCGAAAACCTCTGTCATGCCCGAACCGATTTTCATCACGGGCGAGAAAGACGATATCGGCGTCGAAGTCGCGATGTGGTGGAACGACAGCTACCATGAAAACGTGCTGCCCTTTACCAACAACATCCCGCAACGTGACGGCGGCACCCACACCGCGGGCTTCCGCGGGGCGCTGACGCGGACGATCAACAACTATGCGCAATCTTCAGGTATCGCGAAGAAGGAAAAAGTGTCCTTCACCGGGGATGACGCCCGCGAAGGCCTGACCTGCGTGCTGTCGGTCAAGGTGCCCGACCCCAAGTTCAGTTCGCAGACCAAGGACAAGCTTGTCAGCTCGGAAGTGCGCCCCGCCGTCGAAGGCTTGGTGAACGAAAAGCTGTCCGAATGGTTCGAGGAAAACCCGCAGATCGCCAAGATCGTCGTCGGCAAGATCATCGAAGCAGCCCACGCCCGCGAAGCAGCGCGCAAGGCCCGCGACCTGACCCGCCGCAAGACCGCGATGGATGTGAACTTCCTTGCGGGCAAGCTCAAGGATTGCTCCGAAAAAGACCCGTCCAAAACCGAAGTCTTTCTGGTGGAGGGTGACTCCGCCGGTGGCTCTGCGCAAACGGGACGCGACCGCCAGACACAGGCGATCTTGCCGCTGAAAGGGAAGATCCTGAACGTCGAACGCGCCCGGTTTGACCGGATGCTGGGCAGTCAGGAAATTGGTAACCTTGTTATGGCGCTCGGCACCGGAATTGGCCGCGATGAATTCAACATCGATAAACTGCGCTACCACAAGATCGTCATCATGACCGATGCGGACGTTGACGGCGCGCACATCCGGACGCTGTTGCTCACGTTCTTCTACCGTCAGATGCCGCAGCTGATCGAGAACGGCCACCTCTATATCGCGCAGCCGCCCTTGTACAAAGTGTCGCGTGGCAAGTCCGAGGTCTACCTCAAGGATCAGGCCGCGATGGAGGACTACCTGATCCAGCAGGGCATTGAAGGCGCTATGCTAAAACAGGGCAATGGCGAGGAAATCACCGGCCAGGATCTGGCGCGCGTCGTTGATCTGGCCCGCCAGATGCGCCGTGTTCTCGAAGCTTTCCCGACCCATTATCCCCGCCATATTCTGGAACAGGCCGCCATCGCCGGTGCCTTTGTGCCGGGCGCGGTTGATGCCGATCTGCAAGGCGTGGCCGACAAGGTCGCAGAGCGACTGAACCTGATCGCATTGGAATGGGAACGTGGCTGGCAAGGCCGCATCACCCAAGACCACGGCGTCCGCCTCGCCCGCATCCTGCGCGGTGTAGAAGAGGTGCGCACCCTCGACGGTCGCATGCTGCGCTCGGGCGAGGCCAAACGCTCGGGCGGGTTCACAGAGCACCTGCAAGACGTCTACGGCACGCCCGCCAAACTGGTCCGCAAAGACCGTAGCCAGCTGATCCACGGCCCTATGGACCTGCTGGAAGCGATCCTTGCCGAAGGTGAAAAAGGCCTGTCCCTGCAACGCTACAAAGGTCTGGGCGAAATGAACCCCGATCAGCTGTGGGAAACCACGCTCGACCCCGACGCCCGCACCCTGTTGCAGGTTAAGGTCGCGGATATGGCCGAAGCAGACGACCTGTTCACCAAGCTCATGGGCGACGTCGTAGAACCTCGCCGCGAGTTCATCCAGCAAAACGCGCTGAGCGTCGAGAACCTGGACTTTTAA